The Theropithecus gelada isolate Dixy chromosome 3, Tgel_1.0, whole genome shotgun sequence genomic sequence tcctgggaaaaaaaaaaaagcaaaatgggaAGGACCCATTAGCCAAAATGGGTTGTGTTTCTGTGACCATGTTTCTGGAGCTCTGACTGGCTGGTGCTTTTCTTACTTCCAGAATCCACCTCACTTAAATGGGACTGGACCATTGAAAGACACACCAAGCAGTTCCATGTCAAGTCCTAACGGGAATTCCAGTGTCAACAGGGCTAGTCCTGTTAATGCTTCAGCTTCTGTCCAAAACTGGTCAGTTAATAGGTCTTCAGTGATCCCAGAACAtcctaagaaacaaaaaattacaatcaGTATTCACAACAAGTTGCCTGTTCGCCAGTGTCAGTCTCAGCCTAACCTTCATAGCAATTCTTTGGAGAACGCTACCAAGCCCGTTCCCTCTTCTACCATTACCAATTCTGCAGTACAGTCTACCTCGAACGCATCTACGATGTCAGTTTCTAGTAAAGTAACAAAACCGATCCCCCGCAGCGAATCCTGTTCCCAGCCTGTGATGAATGGCAAATCCAAGCTGAACTCCAGTGTGCTGGTCCCCTATGGCGCTGAGTCCTCTGAGGACTCTGACGAGGAGTCGAAGGGGCTGGGCAAGGAGAATGGGATTGGTACGATTGCGAGCTCCCACTCTCCCGGCCGAGATGCCGAAGATGAGGAGGCCGCTCCGCACGAGCTCCAAGAACCCATGACCCTAAACGGTGCTAATAGTGCAGACAGCGACAGTGACCCAAAAGAAAACGGCCTGCCGCCCGATGGTGCCAGCTGCCAAGGCCAGCCTGCCCTGCACTCAGAAAATCCCTTTGCTAAGGCAAACGGTCTTCCTGGAAAGGTGAGTGTGCGTCGGGGTCTTCAGCCTCGTTCGTGGTGATTCCCTTGGCTGGATTTCAGGAGGCATGGAGCTGGCGACTGAagctgaaatatttttgtttctattgcaGTTGATGCCTGCTCCTTTGCCGTCTCTCCCAGAAGACAAAATCTTAGAGACCTTCAAGTTTAGCAACAAACTGAAAGGCTCGACAGATGAAATGAGGTAACGCAAGAGTAAATCTGAGGCACATGTGGCAGCATAGTGGGAAATCCAGTGGCCTGCAGATGTGTCAGTATAGGAATGCTGTAGAAATTTTATAGTGAATGTTTTGAATCCTAGAATGATTTGAATTATAATGTATAGGATTTACTAACTTGCCTTTtagaagagtaaagaaaaaatgtggcatatagGACCGAGTCCACGGAAACTTAATGTACTCAACCATGCTATTTCTCCTCCTGCGTGGCCACCTCTCTCTGGTTAGCAGTGTTACTGGCACGCCTTCAAGCGccatctcatttcatctttctcATGAAGAGTGATTATGGGAGGGTGTGCTGAGGGTCTAGGCCAGGGCTCTCAGTCCTGTCAAGGAGCACATACAGTCAACCGTCCATTCACAACagggatgcattctgagaaatgcatcgtttGGGGATGTGGTTGACATGTCAGCACCACAGTGTGTCACACAGACCGAGATGGTGTGGCCTGCTGCTCCTGGGCCACAAACCTGCACAGCCTGTGACCGCACTGGATCCTGTAGGCAGCTGTAACAtagtggtatttgtgtatctacacATAGAAAACGGACAGTGAAAATACGGTATAAAAGGAAAACTGGCACACCCGtacagggcacttaccatgaatggagctggcAGGACTGGAGGGTGCTGTGGGTGAGCCAGTGAGTTGAGCGAGTGCTGAGTGAACGTGGAGGCCTGGGACTGTACACCGCCGTAGACTCTAGAAACTGCACACTTCGGCTACactcaatttgtttaaaaaattgatttcttcAATAGTAAACACACCTTTGTTTACTGTAACTTtgttactttataaacttttaaactgtttgactcttttgtaataacacttagcttaaaacacaaacactatacagctatacaaaaataacttctttgtttgtttgtttgtttgagacggagtatcggagtctcactctgtcaccaggctggagcgcagtggtgcgatctcagctcactgcagcctccacctcctgggttcaagcaattctcctgcctcaacctcccgagtagcggggactacaggcatgcaccaccacgcccagctacaaGAATAGGTTCTTTATATCCATATTGATAAGCTTTTTTCTacttgtaaattttaaaacttttttttttttttttttttccttgagacagagtcttgctctgtgccccaggctggagtgcagtggcgcaatcttggctcactgcaagctccgcctcctgggttcacgccattctcctgcctcagcctcccgagtagctggtactacaggcgcccgccacctcgcctggctagttttttgtattttttagtagagacggggtttcactgtggtctcgatctcctgaccttgtgatccgcccgcctcggcctcccaaaatgctgggattacaggcatgagccaccgcgcctggccaattttaaaacttttttgtgaagacacaaacacacacattagcccaGGGTCACGGGATCAGTGTCATGCGTATCACTGACTTCTACCTCCACATCCTGCCCTACAGGAAGGTCTCGAGGGGCAGTAACAgccatggagctgtcatctcctgtgacaACAGTGCCTTCTCCTGGagacctcctgaaggacctgcctgaggctgttttacagttaccTTATGTTTTGTAAGAAAAAGGAGCACACACTAAGATAATCATAAAAAGTACAGTTAGTAAATACATAAGCCAGTAAcagtcattttttttgtttttgtttttgaaatggagtctgtctctgtcgcacaggctggagtgcagtggtgagatctcagctcactgcagcctccgcctcccgggttcaagcgattctcctgactcagcctcctgagtagctggaattacaggcatgcacgaacccacccagctaattttttttttgtacttttagtagagacagggtttcaccatatttttcagggtggtctcaaactcctgacctcaactcaTCCACCGGacgtagcctcccaaagtgttgggattccaggcgtgagccaccgcacccggccagcagaGTCATTTATTACCATTATCATCTATTATGTActaattgtatgtgctagactttCATGGGACTGGCAGTGCACtgggtttgtttacaccagcatcaccacactTCACGAGTCATGTGTTGCCCTTGGACTGTTACAGTGATGGGAGTTTTCAGCTCTGTTGTGATTTTACGGACCGCCGTCACTAGGATGTTAGGACAGTTAGGGTGACAAGGATTTTTCAGCTCTGTTGTGATTTTACGGACCGCCGTCACGTGTGGGCCGTTGTTGACCTTATGTATGAGGTATGTGACTATACTTCGTAAAGGCCCCTCAAGGATTCTGAAATTATAGATAATAAAACCTGccccacaattttaaaaaaaatcatgtaatgtTAGTCAAGAATGTAAACGTAACGTTAGTCCAGAGTAAGAGGAAAGGAACTTGTCATGCAGTGACAGTGCTTCCTGCGGAGAACCCGGCAGGACGGCCCTGTGGCGAGAGCCTGTGTGCGAGCAGTGCTCGCGTCTCAGCACAGGTCGGCTGTGAGTGACAGCTCAGAGCGCGGCCAGATGTCACCATAGTCGGTGCCAGGCGCAGGTTCGCCATCAGGAAGTCATGTTCTCATGGCGAACAACTTGTGAAGTTGTGATGAAATCACAGCATGATGGACTCTAGATTTATAGACTAGGTATCTTCCTGGAAACAGTGTCGGTGAAAACCGCGCCAGTAACACAGCCGTAGTTTTTACCCGCATAGTCTTGGAACGCACTCAGCTGTGGGGTTGCTCGTCGTGCTGGTGGGGCTCCCATCACTGTGGCAACCCCAGAATGGCCCCCGGCAGCTGGGAGTGCCCTCACTGAAGCCCTCTGTTAGGAGGGCTTAGGTATTAAAACGGAATGGGGTGAACCCTGCAGGCAGGGAATGCTCATTCCCAATCTAAGGATAGGCTGGCTTGGACACTCGCTCCCTCGGCCAGGGGACTCCGGCCTTTCCTAGGCCAGGTAGCATGAGGGTGAGGTAGATGGCTGTGCAGACAAGCCCAGGCCACAGCAGCTTTCATTATTAACCCTGAGGACATATTGAAAGCTCTGTGGGAATCAAAGGACAGAGTTAATTGACTACAGCAAGTTTTGCTAAAGCCTCTGATTTCTCACAATTTGTCAGTAATTGGAGGAGCTGCTGGCTTTGTTTGGAGGTAGCCGCTCTACCTTTGAGGGTTCAAGAGAAATTAGAGAAAGGGAGCCCAGAGTTAAAGGAGGAAGCCCTGTCATCACTGGAGGTTTTTCTTTAGTCTTGGTTATTAGGAAGAACTAGAGGAActgcagccaggtgcggtggctcacgcctgtaatcccagcactttgggaggctgaggtgagaggatcacctgaggtcaggagttcaggaccagcttgcCCAAGGtttagtgaaaccccatctctactaaaaaataccaaaattagctgggcgtggtggcgggcgcctgtaatcccagctacttgggaagctgggtcaggagaatcgcttgcgcctaggaggtggaggttgcagagagctgagatcacgccactgcactccagcctgggcaacagagtgggactctggccctccaaaaacaaaacaaaacaatagaggAATTGGAAGAACTAGAGGAATATCCAGAAACAGGAAGAGCCTAGAACTGTAGGATTATTGCTTTGAAAAATAGGCTAGGAGCTGGGCTTGgtgataaaacattttatttttgtttaataaggGAAACAGAAAATTGGGAGTTTCCAGAGATGGTAGTACTAGCCTAATACTGGGCTTCAGCGAGATGTATTTAAAGAGACGAAATAGCAAGTGAACGTTTTGAAGTGTTTGTCCCTGTAATGCAATGACACGAGCCTGTGAAGCCCACGCTAActggtgtgtttgtttgtttgggggcTGCAGTGCACCTGGAGCAGAGAGGGGCCCTCCCGAGGACGGCGACCCCGAGCCCCAGCCTGGCAGCCCCGCCGCCGAATCCCTGGAGGAACCGGATGCGGCCGCCAGCCTCAGCAGCACCAAGAAGGCCCCGCCGCCCCCGGATCCCGGCACTCCCCCTACCAAAGAAGGCGCCTGGGAGGCCTTGGCTGCCGCCCCCGAGGAGCCTCCGCCCGGCGCTGGGCAGGACATCGCGGGGGACACAGTGCCCCCTGACCTGTGTGATCCCGGGAGCTTAACGGGCGACGCGAGCCCGCTGTCCCAGGACGCAAAGGGGATGATAGCGGAGGGCCCGCGGGACTCTGCGACGGCGGAAGCCCCGGAGGGGTTGAGTCCGGCTCCGCCTGCGCAGTCGGAGGAGCCCTGCGAGCAGCCGCTCCTTGTTCACCCTAGCGGGGACCATGCTCGGGACGCTCAGGACCTGCCCCAGAGCTCGGGCGCGCCCGAGGCCACAGAGGGGCCGCCAGCTCCTGTGCTGGAGGCGGCCCCGGCCGGTCACCTGGAAGGGGACGCAGAGCCTAGCCCAGGCGAGAGGGGCGAGGACGCCGCGGCGCCGAAAGCTCCAGGCCCTTCCCCGGTGAAGGAGAAAATCGGCAGCCTCAGAAAGGTGGACCGAGGCCACTACCGCAGCCGGAGGGAGCGCTCGTCCAGCGGGGAGCCCGCCagagagagcaggagcaagacTGAGGGCCACCGCCACCGGCGGCGCCGCACGTGCCCCCGGGAGCGCGACCGCCAGGACCGCCACGCTGCGGAGCACCACCCCGGCCATGGCGACAGGCCCAGCCCCGGCGAGCGCCGCTCTCTGGGCGGGTACAGTCACCACCACTCCCGACACCGGAGTGGGGCGGAGCCGGACTGGGTCAGACACCACTACACCGAGGGCGAGCATGGCTGGGGCCGGGAGAAGTTCTACGCCGACAGGCCGCGCTGGGACAGGTGCCGGTACTACCATGACAGGTACGCCCCGTACGCCGCCCGGGACTGGAAGCCCTTCCACGGCGGCCGCGAGCACGAGCGGGCCGGGCTGCATGAGCGGCCGCACAAGGACCACAGCCGGGGCCGTAGGGGCTGCGAGCCGGCCCGGGAGAGGAAGCGGCACCGCCCTGGCAGCCCCCGTGCAGGAGCGCCCCACGCCCTCGCCCCGCACCCTGACCGCTTCTCCCACGACAGAACTGCACTTGTAGCTGGAGACAACTGTAACCTCTCTGATCGGTTTCACGAACACGAAAATGTAAAGTCACGGAAACGGAGACACGACAGCGTGGAAAACAGTGACAGCCATGGCGAAAAGAAAGCCCGGAGGAGCGAACAGAGGGACCCTCTAGAAGAGCCTAAAGCGAAGAAGCAcaaa encodes the following:
- the USP42 gene encoding ubiquitin carboxyl-terminal hydrolase 42 isoform X1, whose protein sequence is MTIVDKASESSDPSAYQNQPGSSEAVSPGDMDAGSASWGAVSSLNDVSNHTLSLGPVPGAVVYSSSSVPDKSKPSPQKDQALGDGIAPPQKVLFPSEKICLKWQQTHRVGAGLQNLGNTCFANAALQCLTYTPPLANYMLSHEHSKTCHAEGFCMMCTMQAHITQALSNPGDVIKPMFVINEMRRIARHFRFGNQEDAHEFLQYTVDAMQKACLNGSNKLDRHTQATTLVCQIFGGYLRSRVKCLNCKGVSDTFDPYLDITLEIKAAQSVNKALEQFVKPEQLDGENSYKCSKCKKMVPASKRFTIHRSSNVLTLSLKRFANFTGGKIAKDVKYPEYLDIRPYMSQPNGEPIVYVLYAVLVHTGFNCHAGHYFCYIKASNGLWYQMNDSIVSTSDIRSVLSQQAYVLFYIRSHDVKNGGELTHPTHSPGQSSPRPVISQRVVTNKQAAPGFIGPQLPSHMIKNPPHLNGTGPLKDTPSSSMSSPNGNSSVNRASPVNASASVQNWSVNRSSVIPEHPKKQKITISIHNKLPVRQCQSQPNLHSNSLENATKPVPSSTITNSAVQSTSNASTMSVSSKVTKPIPRSESCSQPVMNGKSKLNSSVLVPYGAESSEDSDEESKGLGKENGIGTIASSHSPGRDAEDEEAAPHELQEPMTLNGANSADSDSDPKENGLPPDGASCQGQPALHSENPFAKANGLPGKLMPAPLPSLPEDKILETFKFSNKLKGSTDEMSAPGAERGPPEDGDPEPQPGSPAAESLEEPDAAASLSSTKKAPPPPDPGTPPTKEGAWEALAAAPEEPPPGAGQDIAGDTVPPDLCDPGSLTGDASPLSQDAKGMIAEGPRDSATAEAPEGLSPAPPAQSEEPCEQPLLVHPSGDHARDAQDLPQSSGAPEATEGPPAPVLEAAPAGHLEGDAEPSPGERGEDAAAPKAPGPSPVKEKIGSLRKVDRGHYRSRRERSSSGEPARESRSKTEGHRHRRRRTCPRERDRQDRHAAEHHPGHGDRPSPGERRSLGGYSHHHSRHRSGAEPDWVRHHYTEGEHGWGREKFYADRPRWDRCRYYHDRYAPYAARDWKPFHGGREHERAGLHERPHKDHSRGRRGCEPARERKRHRPGSPRAGAPHALAPHPDRFSHDRTALVAGDNCNLSDRFHEHENVKSRKRRHDSVENSDSHGEKKARRSEQRDPLEEPKAKKHKKSKKKKKSKDKHRDRDSRHQQDSDLSAACSDADLHRHKKKKKKKKRHSRKSEDFVKDSELHLPRAASLETVAQFRRAQGGFPLPGGPPLEGVGPFREKTKHLRMESRDDRCHLFEYGQGKRRYLELRR
- the USP42 gene encoding ubiquitin carboxyl-terminal hydrolase 42 isoform X2; amino-acid sequence: MTIVDKASESSDPSAYQNQPGSSEAVSPGDMDAGSASWGAVSSLNDVSNHTLSLGPVPGAVVYSSSSVPDKSKPSPQKDQALGDGIAPPQKVLFPSEKICLKWQQTHRVGAGLQNLGNTCFANAALQCLTYTPPLANYMLSHEHSKTCHAEGFCMMCTMQAHITQALSNPGDVIKPMFVINEMRRIARHFRFGNQEDAHEFLQYTVDAMQKACLNGSNKLDRHTQATTLVCQIFGGYLRSRVKCLNCKGVSDTFDPYLDITLEIKAAQSVNKALEQFVKPEQLDGENSYKCSKCKKMVPASKRFTIHRSSNVLTLSLKRFANFTGGKIAKDVKYPEYLDIRPYMSQPNGEPIVYVLYAVLVHTGFNCHAGHYFCYIKASNGLWYQMNDSIVSTSDIRSVLSQQAYVLFYIRSHDVKNGGELTHPTHSPGQSSPRPVISQRVVTNKQAAPGFIGPQLPSHMIKNPPHLNGTGPLKDTPSSSMSSPNGNSSVNRASPVNASASVQNWSVNRSSVIPEHPKKQKITISIHNKLPVRQCQSQPNLHSNSLENATKPVPSSTITNSAVQSTSNASTMSVSSKVTKPIPRSESCSQPVMNGKSKLNSSVLVPYGAESSEDSDEESKGLGKENGIGTIASSHSPGRDAEDEEAAPHELQEPMTLNGANSADSDSDPKENGLPPDGASCQGQPALHSENPFAKANGLPGKLMPAPLPSLPEDKILETFKFSNKLKGSTDEMSAPGAERGPPEDGDPEPQPGSPAAESLEEPDAAASLSSTKKAPPPPDPGTPPTKEGAWEALAAAPEEPPPGAGQDIAGDTVPPDLCDPGSLTGDASPLSQDAKGMIAEGPRDSATAEAPEGLSPAPPAQSEEPCEQPLLVHPSGDHARDAQDLPQSSGAPEATEGPPAPVLEAAPAGHLEGDAEPSPGERGEDAAAPKAPGPSPVKEKIGSLRKVDRGHYRSRRERSSSGEPARESRSKTEGHRHRRRRTCPRERDRQDRHAAEHHPGHGDRPSPGERRSLGGYSHHHSRHRSGAEPDWVRHHYTEGEHGWGREKFYADRPRWDRCRYYHDRYAPYAARDWKPFHGGREHERAGLHERPHKDHSRGRRGCEPARERKRHRPGSPRAGAPHALAPHPDRFSHDRTALVAGDNCNLSDRFHEHENVKSRKRRHDSVENSDSHGEKKARRSEQRDPLEEPKAKKHKKSKKKKKSKDKHRDRDSRHQQDSDLSAACSDADLHRHKKKKKKKKRHSRKSEDFVKDSELHLPRAASLETVAQFRRAQGGFPLPGGPPLEGVGPFREKTKHLRMESRDDRCHLFEYGQGD